From a single Phalacrocorax aristotelis chromosome 1, bGulAri2.1, whole genome shotgun sequence genomic region:
- the LOC142050499 gene encoding histone H1.03-like, translating to MSETAPAAAPAAAAPAPAAAKAAAKKPKKAAGGSKARKPAGPSVTELITKAVSASKERKGLSLAALKKALAAGGYDVEKNNSRIKLGLKSLVSKGTLVQTKGIGASGSFRLSKKPGEVKEKAPKKRAAAAKPKKPAAKKPASATKKPKKAVTAKKSPKKAKKPAAAATKKAAKSPKKATKAAKPKKAVAAAKSPVKAKAVKPKAAKPKAAKPKAAKAKKAAPKKK from the coding sequence ATGTCCGAGACTGCCCCCGCTgcagcgcccgccgccgccgccccggcccccgccgccgccaagGCCGCCGCCAAGAAGCCGAAGAAGGCGGCGGGCGGCTCCAAAGCCCGCAAGCCGGCGGGCCCCAGCGTCACCGAGCTGATCACCAAGGCCGTGTCCGCCTCCAAGGAGCGCAAGGGGCTCTCCCTCGCCGCCCTCAAGAAGGCGCTGGCCGCCGGCGGCTACGATGTGGAGAAGAACAACAGCCGCATCAAGCTGGGGCTTAAGAGCCTCGTCAGCAAGGGCACCCTGGTGCAGACCAAGGGCATTGGTGCGTCTGGGTCTTTCCGCCTGAGTAAGAAGCCTGGAGAAGTGAAAGAGAAAGCCCCGAAGAAGCGGGCGGCCGCTGCCAAGCCCAAGAAGCCGGCGGCCAAGAAGCCCGCCAGCGCCACCAAGAAGCCCAAGAAGGCGGTGACCGCGAAGAAGAGCCCCAAGAAAGCCAAGAAGCCGGCGGCCGCCGCGACCAAGAAAGCAGCCAAAAGCCCCAAGAAAGCGACGAAGGCCGCCAAGCCCAAAAAGGCGGTGGCAGCAGCGAAGAGCCCGGTCAAGGCGAAGGCGGTGAAGCCCAAAGCAGCCAAGCCCAAGGCGGCCAAGCCGAAAGCGGCCAAGGCGAAGAAGGCGGCGCCCAAGAAGAAGTAA
- the LOC142050516 gene encoding histone H2A-IV: MSGRGKQGGKARAKAKSRSSRAGLQFPVGRVHRLLRKGNYAERVGAGAPVYLAAVLEYLTAEILELAGNAARDNKKTRIIPRHLQLAIRNDEELNKLLGKVTIAQGGVLPNIQAVLLPKKTDSHKAKAK; encoded by the coding sequence ATGTCCGGGCGCGGGAAGCAGGGCGGGAAGGCGCGCGCCAAGGCTAAGTCGCGCTCGTCGCGGGCCGGGCTGCAGTTCCCCGTGGGCCGCGTGCACCGGCTGCTGCGCAAGGGCAACTACGCGGAGCGGGTGGGCGCCGGCGCCCCGGTGTACCTGGCGGCCGTGCTGGAGTACCTGACGGCCGAGATCCTGGAGCTGGCGGGCAACGCGGCCCGCGACAACAAGAAGACGCGCATCATCCCGCGCCACCTCCAGCTGGCCATCCGCAACGACGAGGAGCTCAACAAGCTGCTGGGCAAGGTGACCATCGCGCAGGGCGGGGTGCTGCCCAACATCCAGGCCGTGCTGCTGCCCAAGAAGACCGACAGCCATAAGGCTAAAGCCAAGTGA
- the LOC142050533 gene encoding histone H2B 5, producing the protein MPEPAKSAPAPKKGSKKAVTKTQKKGDKKRRKSRKESYSIYVYKVLKQVHPDTGISSKAMGIMNSFVNDIFERIAGEASRLAHYNKRSTITSREIQTAVRLLLPGELAKHAVSEGTKAVTKYTSSK; encoded by the coding sequence ATGCCTGAGCCGGCCAAGTCCGCCCCCGCTCCCAAGAAGGGCTCCAAGAAGGCGGTGACCAAGACGCAGAAGAAGGGCGACAAAAAACGCCGTAAGAGCCGCAAGGAGAGCTACTCGATCTACGTGTACAAGGTGCTGAAGCAGGTGCACCCCGACACGGGCATCTCGTCCAAGGCCATGGGCATCATGAACTCCTTCGTGAACGACATCTTCGAGCGCATCGCCGGCGAGGCCTCTCGCCTGGCGCACTACAACAAGCGCTCCACCATCACCTCGCGGGAGATCCAGACGGCCGTGCGGCTCCTGCTGCCCGGCGAGCTGGCCAAGCACGCCGTCTCCGAGGGCACCAAGGCTGTCACCAAGTACACCAGCTCCAAGTAA
- the LOC142050505 gene encoding histone H3, protein MARTKQTARKSTGGKAPRKQLATKAARKSAPATGGVKKPHRYRPGTVALREIRRYQKSTELLIRKLPFQRLVREIAQDFKTDLRFQSSAVMALQEASEAYLVGLFEDTNLCAIHAKRVTIMPKDIQLARRIRGERA, encoded by the coding sequence ATGGCGCGCACGAAGCAGACGGCGCGTAAGTCGACGGGCGGGAAGGCGCCCCGCAAGCAGCTGGCCACCAAGGCGGCCCGCAAGAGCGCGCCGGCCACGGGCGGCGTGAAGAAGCCGCACCGGTACCGGCCCGGCACGGTGGCGCTGCGCGAGATCCGGCGCTACCAGAAGTCGACGGAGCTGCTCATCCGCAAGCTGCCCTTCCAGCGGCTGGTGCGCGAGATCGCGCAGGACTTCAAGACCGACCTGCGCTTCCAGAGCTCGGCCGTCATGGCGCTGCAGGAGGCGAGCGAGGCCTACCTGGTCGGGCTCTTCGAGGACACCAACCTCTGCGCCATCCACGCCAAGCGCGTCACCATCATGCCCAAGGACATCCAGCTGGCCCGGCGCATCCGCGGCGAGCGCGCCTGA
- the LOC142050529 gene encoding histone H2B 1/2/3/4/6 — MPEPAKSAPAPKKGSKKAVTKTQKKGDKKRKKSRKESYSIYVYKVLKQVHPDTGISSKAMGIMNSFVNDIFERIAGEASRLAHYNKRSTITSREIQTAVRLLLPGELAKHAVSEGTKAVTKYTSSK, encoded by the coding sequence ATGCCTGAGCCGGCCAAGTCCGCCCCCGCGCCCAAGAAGGGCTCCAAGAAGGCGGTGACCAAGACGCAGAAGAAGGGCGACAAGAAGCGCAAGAAGAGCCGCAAGGAGAGCTACTCGATCTACGTGTACAAGGTGCTGAAGCAGGTGCACCCCGACACGGGCATCTCGTCCAAGGCCATGGGCATCATGAACTCCTTCGTGAACGACATCTTCGAGCGCATCGCCGGCGAGGCCTCTCGCCTGGCGCACTACAACAAGCGCTCCACCATCACCTCGCGGGAGATCCAGACGGCCGTGCGGCTCCTGCTGCCCGGCGAGCTGGCCAAGCACGCCGTCTCCGAGGGCACCAAGGCTGTCACCAAGTACACCAGCTCCAAGTAA
- the LOC142050524 gene encoding histone H2A-IV, producing MSGRGKQGGKARAKAKSRSSRAGLQFPVGRVHRLLRKGNYAERVGAGAPVYLAAVLEYLTAEILELAGNAARDNKKTRIIPRHLQLAIRNDEELNKLLGKVTIAQGGVLPNIQAVLLPKKTDSHKAKAK from the coding sequence ATGTCCGGGCGCGGGAAGCAGGGCGGCAAGGCGCGCGCCAAGGCCAAGTCGCGCTCGTCGCGGGCCGGGCTGCAGTTCCCCGTGGGCCGCGTGCACCGGCTGCTGCGCAAGGGCAACTACGCGGAGCGGGTGGGCGCCGGCGCCCCGGTGTACCTGGCGGCCGTGCTGGAGTACCTGACGGCCGAGATCCTGGAGCTGGCGGGCAACGCGGCCCGCGACAACAAGAAGACGCGCATCATCCCGCGCCACCTCCAGCTGGCCATCCGCAACGACGAGGAGCTCAACAAGCTGCTGGGCAAGGTGACCATCGCGCAGGGCGGGGTGCTGCCCAACATCCAGGCCGTGCTGCTGCCCAAGAAGACCGACAGCCATAAGGCTAAAGCCAAGTGA
- the LOC142050489 gene encoding histone H1.11R-like produces MSETAPAPAAEAAPAAAAPAPAAAKAAAKKPKKAAGGSKARKPAGPSVTELITKAVSASKERKGLSLAALKKALAAGGYDVEKNNSRIKLGLKSLVSKGTLVQTKGTGASGSFRLSKKPGEVKEKAPKKRVAAAKPKKPAAKKPASATKKPKKAVTAKKSPKKAKKPAAAATKKAAKSPKKATKAAKPKKAAAAAKSPAKAKAVKPKAAKPKAAKPKAAKAKKAAPKKK; encoded by the coding sequence ATGTCCGAGACCGCCCCTGCCCCGGCTGCGGAggcagcgcccgccgccgccgccccggcccccgccgctgCCAAGGCCGCTGCCAAGAAGCCGAAGAAGGCGGCGGGCGGCTCCAAAGCCCGCAAGCCGGCGGGCCCCAGCGTCACCGAGCTGATCACCAAGGCCGTGTCCGCCTCCAAGGAGCGCAAGGGGCTCTCCCTCGCCGCCCTCAAGAAAGCGCTGGCCGCCGGCGGCTACGATGTGGAGAAGAACAACAGCCGCATCAAGCTGGGGCTCAAGAGCCTTGTTAGCAAGGGCACTTTGGTGCAGACCAAGGGCACCGGCGCCTCTGGCTCTTTCCGCCTGAGTAAGAAGCCTGgagaagtgaaggaaaaagcCCCCAAGAAGCGGGTGGCCGCTGCCAAGCCCAAGAAGCCGGCGGCCAAGAAGCCCGCCAGCGCCACCAAGAAGCCCAAGAAGGCGGTGACCGCGAAGAAGAGCCCCAAGAAAGCCAAGAAGCCGGCGGCCGCCGCGACCAAGAAAGCGGCCAAAAGCCCCAAGAAAGCGACGAAGGCTGCCAAGCCCAAAaaggcggcggcagcagcgaaGAGCCCGGCCAAGGCGAAGGCGGTGAAGCCCAAAGCAGCCAAGCCCAAGGCGGCCAAGCCAAAAGCGGCCAAGGCGAAGAAGGCGGCGCCCAAGAAGAAGTAA
- the LOC142050548 gene encoding histone H2B 1/2/3/4/6: MPEPAKSAPAPKKGSKKAVTKTQKKGDKKRKKSRKESYSIYVYKVLKQVHPDTGISSKAMGIMNSFVNDIFERIAGEASRLAHYNKRSTITSREIQTAVRLLLPGELAKHAVSEGTKAVTKYTSSK, encoded by the coding sequence ATGCCTGAGCCGGCCAAGTCCGCCCCCGCGCCCAAGAAGGGCTCCAAGAAGGCGGTGACCAAGACGCAGAAGAAGGGCGACAAGAAGCGCAAGAAGAGCCGCAAGGAGAGCTACTCGATCTACGTGTACAAGGTGCTGAAGCAGGTGCACCCCGACACGGGCATCTCGTCCAAGGCCATGGGCATCATGAACTCTTTCGTGAACGACATCTTCGAGCGCATCGCCGGCGAGGCCTCTCGCCTGGCGCACTACAACAAGCGCTCCACCATCACCTCGCGGGAGATCCAGACGGCCGTGCGGCTCCTGCTGCCCGGTGAGCTGGCCAAGCACGCCGTCTCCGAGGGCACCAAGGCTGTCACCAAGTACACCAGCTCCAAGTGA
- the LOC142050538 gene encoding histone H2A-IV yields MSGRGKQGGKARAKAKSRSSRAGLQFPVGRVHRLLRKGNYAERVGAGAPVYLAAVLEYLTAEILELAGNAARDNKKTRIIPRHLQLAIRNDEELNKLLGKVTIAQGGVLPNIQAVLLPKKTDSHKAKAK; encoded by the coding sequence ATGTCCGGGCGCGGGAAGCAGGGCGGGAAGGCGCGCGCCAAGGCCAAGTCGCGCTCGTCGCGGGCCGGGCTGCAGTTCCCCGTGGGCCGCGTGCACCGGCTGCTGCGCAAGGGCAACTACGCGGAGCGGGTGGGCGCCGGCGCCCCGGTGTACCTGGCGGCCGTGCTGGAGTACCTGACGGCCGAGATCCTGGAGCTGGCGGGCAACGCGGCCCGCGACAACAAGAAGACGCGCATCATCCCGCGCCACCTCCAGCTGGCCATCCGCAACGACGAGGAGCTCAACAAGTTGCTGGGCAAGGTGACCATCGCGCAGGGCGGGGTGCTGCCCAACATCCAGGCCGTGCTGCTGCCCAAGAAGACCGACAGCCACAAGGCTAAAGCCAAGTGA
- the LOC142050684 gene encoding histone H2B 1/2/3/4/6-like: protein MWNAATSPHFAFLLLTRTVCVVSDRAAFAAMPEPAKSAPAPKKGSKKAVTKTQKKGDKKRKKSRKESYSIYVYKVLKQVHPDTGISSKAMGIMNSFVNDIFERIAGEASRLAHYNKRSTITSREIQTAVRLLLPGELAKHAVSEGTKAVTKYTSSK from the coding sequence ATGTGGAACGCGGCTACTTCCCCCCACTTCGCTTTCCTGCTCCTGACGCGGACGGTCTGTGTGGTCTCTGATAGAGCCGCGTTTGCTGCGATGCCCGAGCCGGCCAAGTCCGCCCCCGCGCCCAAGAAGGGCTCCAAGAAGGCGGTGACCAAGACGCAGAAGAAGGGCGACAAGAAGCGCAAGAAGAGCCGCAAGGAGAGCTACTCGATCTACGTGTACAAGGTGCTGAAGCAGGTGCACCCCGACACGGGCATCTCGTCCAAGGCCATGGGCATCATGAACTCCTTCGTGAACGACATCTTCGAGCGCATCGCCGGCGAGGCCTCTCGCCTGGCGCACTACAACAAGCGCTCCACCATCACCTCGCGGGAGATCCAGACGGCCGTGCGGCTCCTGCTGCCCGGCGAGCTGGCCAAGCACGCCGTCTCCGAGGGCACCAAGGCTGTCACCAAGTACACCAGCTCCAAGTAG
- the LOC142050687 gene encoding histone H2A-IV, giving the protein MSGRGKQGGKARAKAKSRSSRAGLQFPVGRVHRLLRKGNYAERVGAGAPVYLAAVLEYLTAEILELAGNAARDNKKTRIIPRHLQLAIRNDEELNKLLGKVTIAQGGVLPNIQAVLLPKKTDSHKAKAK; this is encoded by the coding sequence ATGTCCGGGCGCGGGAAGCAGGGCGGGAAGGCGCGCGCCAAGGCCAAGTCGCGCTCGTCGCGGGCCGGGCTGCAGTTCCCCGTGGGCCGCGTGCACCGGCTGCTGCGCAAGGGCAACTACGCGGAGCGGGTGGGCGCCGGCGCCCCGGTGTACCTGGCGGCCGTGCTGGAGTACCTGACGGCCGAGATCCTGGAGCTGGCGGGCAACGCGGCCCGCGACAACAAGAAGACGCGCATCATCCCGCGCCACCTCCAGCTGGCCATCCGCAACGACGAAGAGCTCAACAAGCTGCTGGGCAAGGTGACCATCGCGCAGGGCGGGGTGCTGCCCAACATCCAGGCCGTGCTGCTGCCCAAGAAGACCGACAGCCACAAGGCTAAAGCCAAGTGA
- the LOC142050676 gene encoding histone H1.01-like: protein MSETAPAAAPDAPAPAAKAAAKKPKKAAGGSKARKPAGPSVTELITKAVSASKERKGLSLAALKKALAAGGYDVEKNNSRIKLGLKSLVSKGTLVQTKGTGASGSFRLNKKPGEVKEKAPKKRAAAAKPKKPAAKKPASAAKKPKKAAAVKKSPKKAKKPAAAAAKKAAKSPKKAAKAGRPKKAAKSPAKAKAVKPKAAKPKAAKPKAAKAKKAAPKKK, encoded by the coding sequence ATGTCCGAGActgctcccgccgccgcccccgaTGCGCCCGCGCCTGCCGCCAAGGCCGCCGCCAAGAAGCCGAAGAAGGCGGCGGGCGGCTCCAAAGCCCGCAAGCCGGCGGGCCCCAGCGTCACCGAGCTGATCACCAAGGCCGTGTCCGCCTCCAAGGAGCGCAAGGGGCTCTCCCTCGCCGCCCTCAAGAAGGCGCTGGCCGCCGGCGGCTACGATGTGGAGAAGAACAACAGCCGCATCAAGCTGGGGCTCAAGAGCCTCGTCAGCAAGGGCACCCTGGTGCAGACCAAGGGCACCGGCGCCTCCGGCTCTTTCCGCCTCAACAAGAAACCGGGAGAAGTGAAAGAGAAAGCCCCCAAGAAGCGGGCGGCCGCTGCCAAGCCCAAGAAGCCGGCGGCCAAGAAGCCCGCCAGCGCCGCCAAGAAGCccaagaaggcagcagcagtgaagaAGAGCCCCAAGAAAGCCAAGAAGCCGGCGGCTGCCGCGGCCAAGAAAGCGGCCAAGAGTCCCAAGAAAGCGGCCAAGGCAGGCCGCCCCAAGAAAGCAGCGAAGAGCCCGGCCAAGGCGAAGGCGGTGAAGCCCAAAGCAGCCAAGCCCAAGGCGGCCAAGCCGAAAGCGGCCAAGGCGAAGAAGGCGGCGCCCAAAAAGAAGTAA